Within Desulfocurvibacter africanus subsp. africanus DSM 2603, the genomic segment GTGAAGACAATCGGAGTTCGATGCCGCGGCAGGCCGTGAGCGACATGGGCTGCTGGCTCCGCTGCGCGAAGCCCAGGTTTCGGAGGTCAGGCGCGACATCGAGTTGTACAAGCCGCTCAAGGAAGCCTCCGTGGCCACGGCCGTGCGCTCGATGCAGCATTTCGATCCCTTGGAAGAGCAGGTCGTGCAGGATGCCCTGGCGGGAGTGCAGGCCGACCCCACGCGCGCGGCGGGACGCGCGACCGTGGATGTGCGCGCATCCTTCGTGAAGGCCCGCGAAGGCGAGGAGCGCAAGCTGTCTTCCATGGGCCTGGACCCGGCGCGCATGGCCTGGATGGGCCACTCCTCGTCCATGCAGGAGGCCGCGGTCGAGGCGGCCGCACGCACCCGCGCCGCCGAAACCGAGATTCAGCGCGCCGAAACGGCCACGCATCAGGGCCGTCTGGATGCCCTGGGTTTGCGCAAGCAGGCGGCCATGCCTGAGCAGAGCAGCTTGAACGCCGCGCCTGTCGATACCTTCGGAGACCAGGCCGGCCAAGCGGCAAGTCTCATGCGCGCAGGTCAGGCCGGGCTGACCGGACTGACCGGCGACAGTATGGCCATGTCCCAGAACGCCCAGAAGCTGTACGGGCAATATTCCCAGCAATTCTTGAAGGATTTTGGGCTGATGTTTTCAAAGCTTGGATGATAGGGCCTTTCCGTGATGCGCGGTCGTCGGGGGCTTCAAAAACGTCTGTCCCGACGGTCTGGGGGCCGCCGGGACAGACTACGCGAGGAGAACGAGAAGATGAGAATCGAGACAAATCGCATCAGCCGCACTGTCCAGCTTCAAGGGGGCCGGATGCCGCAGCCAGGCTGGGTCATGCGTGGGACAATGCTCGGGTGGGATCAGCCTCTTGGCTCTGCGGTCGCATGCATGAGTCGCCTTGCTGAAAAACGCGCCACATTGTCACGGTAGGTATGTATTGTATTGGTGGGCGTGCGTGTATAGGACGCAGTCTGATTTTAATGTCGGTCAGTGTCCTACGCGAATGAAAAAAGCAATGGCGCGGGGACGGCGTACAAGCCGACGTCCCCGCGCCTGAGGGCGCAAATAGAGGTCGAAGCGCGATCGTGCTCGAATGTCAACGCGAGCGTGAACCGTATATCAAATCCATTCCGGATCAGGTGCAGAGGAGCGGCAGAAGGAGATAGAGAAGAGAGTTGGTCATGCGCACCGCCTTCCGTGCGTGGAGACTTCATATCATGCTCAAGATCGGGGTCAAGACCAAAAGCACGCCTGTCCGGAGGCACGTTCTGGCAGCATCTCCCGCCAAGTGGAAGATGCACTTCGGATGATCATTGGATTATTCCGGGTGGGAACCTATCCATGCCGCATATATGAGATGCCGCAACGTTCCGATGGCTCAGGAATAGACGAAGAGGATTGAATCAAATTGGAGCCGGCCGAGTCACCCGAGGAACCATCGCGCATGCAACCGATGCAAGCACCGTCATGTGCCGGCCGCTTGAAACATCATTCCGTTTCCAGTGGCCCGGCCGGTCCGCATGTATGCGGCGCCGTCTCCAGCGCCTTGATCAACGGCCGAAACTACCGGCCGCTGCGATCAGCTCCTGCCGCCATGCTTCGAGCGGCCCTTGGGGAAGGCTGGACCACCCAAACCTTCCCCAAGGCCGTGCGGGAGGATGATGGCCTGCCCGCAGGCACAACGCCTGCACAGGCCTGCCTACACCAAGCAAGCTACCTCTCTTGCCGCCCGTGATACATCGGCCAGGGGAGCATTCTTGCGTCCGGGTTCTTCCTACCTTTGGTTCAGACTCCGGCATACGTCCTCCATCACGAGGTGTATGCTCTCCAGCCTGCGATGGGCCCTCGGATTAGGCCTGTAATGAAATAAGGGAATCGATGCGCGGCCTTGAGCTTCAGGCCTGGGGTGCCCACGCGCGTTTTCTAGAGCGGATTGCTTTTAAGACGCTCCGGCGTTGACGGCGCAAGTGAATTACGCCTACGCGGCGGCAAGCCATGCCGCCGCATGGCTTGTAGAGCATTTTCAAAAGCAAAATATTTTATTTTAAGACCGCAATGGTGGAAGGGGCAAGAGGCAATGTGAGCACGAAGGTGCTGCCCTGGCCAGGAGTGCTTGTCGCTCCGATGTCGCCGCCATGGTCCTCCATGATTCGGAAGGAGACGGCCAGCCCGAGGCCCGTGCCTTTCGCCTTGGTGGTGAAGAAGGGGCTGAAAATGCGTTCCAGGACTTCCGAGGGCATGCCCATGCCCGTATCCTGCACGGAAACCATGACCGTTTCGCCTTGACGCCAGGAGCGGAAATGGATTTTTCCTCCGGAGGGCATGGCTTCGCCCGCGTTCTTGGCCAAGTTGAGCAGCACCTGTTGAATCTGGTTCTTGTCGAAAGGGACTGCCGGCAGGTCATGGCTCAGCTCCAGGACGCATTCGATGCCGCGCTCGGAAAAATCGCTCTCCACCAGCCGCACGGTATCCAGCACGGCTTGGTTGATGTCCTGGGGGATGAGGTCGGGCTTGCAGGGTTTGGTGAAGCCCGAGACCTCGCGCAGCAGGGTTTCCAGCCGCTTGGCCTCGTCCTCGATGATCTGCAGCTTGCCGCGCAGCTTCTCGGCCTGGGGATCTACCCCGGCTAGGTCCCTGCGCACCTGGGCCGCGAAACCGCCCATGAGCAGCAGCGGGTTCTTGATCTCGTGGGCCAAGTGGGAAGCAGCTTCGCCCACGGCGGCAAAACGCTCGGAGCGCACCAGGTGTTCCTGGGCCTCAAGGAGCCTGGTCATGCTTTCCTGAACCTTATCCCGCTCCACGCGCAGATCGGCGGTTTTTTGGTCCACCTCGCGGTGCAACAGTTCGGCCCAGCGCAGGGACAGGTATATGACAGCCGCCAGCACCGACAGCGCCAGCAGCACCGACACGGCCGTAACAAACCACTGCTGCAGCAGGAACGGGCGCAGGATGCCGAAGACCTCGGTCGTGGGCGCAGTCAGGCCCACGGACCACAGCAGCTCGGGGTGCTCCCGTCCGGCATAATGGACCGGCGAGTAGGCCAGGAGCTTCTCCATCTCGGCGGTTATCCCCCGGTGCCAGCCCGAGACGTACCAGTCCATGCCCTCTTCGCCCTTGAGCAGCTTCTCGGCCATGAGCTCGTTGATTCGGCTGTAAGATATCTGGGGGTTGCGCTCCCCGCGCACGCTGAAGGCGCTCTGGCCCAGGAATCTGTCCTCGTAGTGGCTCAGGAAGATTCCGTCGTGGTTGATCACCCAGGCATAGCCGGTTTCGCCCGAACGTATCTCGCGCGCATAGCGCTGGGCCACGGCCAGGGCGTCGATCACGAGGAAGTCCAGCCCTGAACTCGGCGCATCCGGATTCCCGGACGTCCGCGCGGCCATGACCACGATGTGCCGCCCTGCGAACGGGCCATCTTGCGGAACGATGTCTGGCCCGATGTAGACCGTGTTTCCATCGGTCTGGGAGTTTACCCAAGCTCGGCTGCCGGCTAGTATGGTCGTGAGTTCCTGGCCGTGCACAATACCGTCGGCCGTGACGGCCAAGGCCCCAGAACCATTCAGGGGCGCGTGACCGAGGGCCTCGATATTCCAGCCCGCCAAGAGCTGGAACACACGATCCATATCCTTGGCCCCAGCTAGGCCGGTAATCCCGGAAGGCCTGAGCGAGTCCAGGGTCAACAGGCTCGTTTCCAGGAAACTGAAGTGGTTGCGGATGTCGTGGGCGATTTGTCGGGCAAGGATGAGCTGCTGCCGGTTGAACAGCTCCGTGACCGTGGCCTCCAGCACGCGGTTGGTCCGGTAGCCGACCAGGCCGAGAATGACGGCCAGCAGGAGCAATCCCAAGGAGAAGGCGGCTAGGAACTTCTTGATCACGTGGGGCGACCCTTGCTTGTACAGGCTGGCGCGCAAGTCCGCGCCGCATGCGTTTCAAGACGCCTAGGATACTTTGTCTTCGTTCCATGGACAAGGCGCGCGGGACTGCCTACTCCGATCAATCCCCCGCAGAGCTTGCCGCCGCGTAGGCGCAATTCACTTGCGCCGTCAACGCCGGAGCGGGCGTCTTAAAGCATCTTGTATTTCAGACGCTCCCTTCGGCGTTGACGGCGGAATTACATTCCGCCTACGCCTGCGGGGCGGCAAGCCATGCCGACGCATGGCTTGCAGAGCATTTTCAAAAGCAAAATGCTCTAAAAGCAATCTGCTCTAGACGCAGTTCGGAAAGAACAGATCCACGCGCAGTCCAGGGGCAGGCTCGCCCGGACGGTTGTCCGCAAGAGACAGCGAAGCCTTGTGCAGTCTGGCCACGGCCGCCACCAGGCTCAGACCCAGGCCGCTGCCGGGCGTGCTGCGGCTGTGCTCCAGGCGGTAGAAGCGCGTGAGCACCTTGCCGCGTTCGGCTTCGGGCACACCCGGGCCGGTGTCGGCCACGCTCAGAAGACAGCCGTTGCCGTCCTTGGTCAAAGACACGAGCACCTCGCCGCCCTCGGGGGTGTACTTGATGGCGTTGTCCAGCAGGTTGGCCACGGCCTGCGACAGAAGATGTCTGTTGCCGCGCACCGTGAGACCCGAAGAGAGCTCCGTGCGCAGGGCCAGGCCCTGTTCCTCGGCCAGAGGCGCATACAGCTCCACCGCGTCCCCGACTATGCATGCCATGTCCAGGAGCTGGGAATCCTCGCGGCTCGTGCCGGCCTCGGCCTGAGCGATGCGCAGGAGCGCGTTGAACGTGCCCAGGATGTCTTCGGTCTCGGCGATGGTGCGCTCCAGGGCTTCGCGGTAGGTCTGCTGGTCGCGCTCCTCCAGCAGCACCACTTCCAGGCGGCTGCGCAGGCGGTTGAGCGGCGTGCGCAGATCGTGGGCGATATTGTCGCTGACCTGGCGGATGGACGCCAGCAGGACTTCTATCTGGTCGAGCATGCGATTCAGGTTCAAGGCCAGCTGGTCGAACTCGTCGCCCGAACCGTCCGTGGGCACGCGCCGGGACAACTCGCCTTCCATGATCCCGCGGCTGGTGCGGTTGATGCTCTCCAGGCGGCTCAGCAAGCCCCGGCTCATGACCAGACCGCCGACCAGGCCCAGGATCATGGTCATGGCCAAACCCCATATCAGGGAGTCGATGATGAGGGTCTGGATCAGACGCAGATCCGTGATGTCGCGGCCGACCATGAGTGTGTAATTTCCGGGCAGCGCGACCAGGTGAAAACGGATGGGGACATGCCTGCGGCCGATCCTGAACGACGCCGTGAGCCAGTTGCGCTCGTTGATGATGGGCACAATCTCGCGCAGTGCGTCGCTGGGTAGGTTGCCGGCCAGGAGCCGCAGGTTGTTGTCCGCCAGCAGATAAAAGCTGTCGTGCCCGGTCTCGGCGGACAGGCGCTTGGCGATGCTGCGCTGAATGCCGCCCAGGCCCAACAGCCGATACTGCTCGGACAGGGACAGCACCTCGGCCGCTATGGTCTCGTCGGTCTGGCGCTCCATGAACCCGGCGGTGGTCCAGTAGATGTAGCCGAGCAGCATGAGCACCGAAGCGCCGAACAGGAGCATGTACAGAAGCGAGAAGCGGAAAGTCGTGGAGTGCAGGAGCCTAACGGGCATCACGCAGGGAGTAACCCGAGCCGCGCACGGTGTGCAGGAGCGGGCGGTCGAAATCTTTGTCTATCTTTTGGCGCAGGCGGCTGATGTGCACGTCGATGACGTTTGTCTGCGGGTCGAAGCTGTAGTCCCAGACGTTTTCCAGGAGCATGGTGCGCGTGACCACCTGTCCGGCGTGGCGCATGAGGTATTCAAGCAGGGCGAACTCTTTGGGCTGCAGCTCTATGCTCCGGCCCGCGCGGCGCACGCTGCGTCCCACCAGGTCCATTTCCAGGTCAGCGACCTTGAGCATGGTGCCGCCGGTCACGGCCCCGGCGCGGCGGTCCAGGGCCTCCAGTCGCGCCAGCAGCTCGGCAAAGGCATACGGCTTGGTCAGGTAGTCGTCGCCGCCGGCCTTGAGACCGCGCACGCGGTCGTCCACCTCGCCCATGGCCGAAAGGAACAGCACGGGCGTGGCGTTGCCGGTCGAACGCAACGTCTTGACGATGGTCAGCCCGTCCACGCCCGGCAGCATACGGTCAACGACCATGGCGTCGTAGCTTCCGGCGGCGGCCATGTACAGACCGTCCTTGCCGTCGGCCGCGTGCTCCACCACATGGCCGCTCTCCCGCAGGCCCTTGAGCATGTAGGAGGCGGCCTCCAGGTCATCCTCGATCACCAGAATGCGCATAGAAGATCCCAAAGGCTTTAGGTTGCCAGCAAGCCCTTATGCCTGCCGCCGGGGCAAAGCGCAAGGGACTCGCCCCCCCCCCGGCGTGGCGGCGTCGGAATGCATCCGGAAGGTGCGCCGCCCACCCGGAAGCGCCGGTTCAGGGTTGCCCGGCATGCTTGTACATATGCAATTCCCAGAGGTCGGCCTCGTCGTCGCGGCGCAGAATCCAGACGTGGCCATCGGGATCGCGGACCTTGAAGTAGCGGTGGTCCGGCGCGAGCCAGCGATCGAGCACTTCCTCCACTTCGACGGCCATGCCACCCACATGAAAGCGCCGTGGAACCTCCTCGCCCCTATGACCCGCGTAGCATTCGACCGTGATGGGAATGGGCACGCCGTTAAAGTGCGTCATCGGTTCCTCCTGCGATTCTACCATGAGTCCGCAAAGTCGCTTTTTACTTTTTCGACCCTACGTATTATCGCTCATCATGTGATACGCTTCAATAGTGCCTCCAGGCCATGTGTGGCGCGGGCAAACGCGCGGGGCCAGGGTTTCTTATCAGAATGGCCCAGGGTGGAGAGGGGGGCAACACGGAGACACATGCGAACTATCGGCAAATACGAAATCCTGGGTCTGCTCGGCGCGGGCGGCATGGGCCGGGTGTACAAGGTGCGCCTGCCCGTGGCCGGACGCATCGTGGCCCTCAAGCTGTGCCGGCCGCGCGAGGAGCTGGAGTACATCCTGGGGCCGGCGGAGATCGAGGAGCGCTTCCTGGCCGAGGTGCGCGTGCTGGGCTCCATCCGCGACAAGCATGTGGTGGGCGTGCTGGATTTCGATCGTGACCAGGCCGGCCGGCCCTTTTTCGTCATGGATTATTACTGCATGAACCTGGGCCTGCTGCTGGGCGAGCGCTACGAGTCAGGCCCGGCCCGGCGGCTAACCGTGGACAAGGCCGCGCGCTACGGCCGGCAGGCCCTGCTGGGCCTTGCGCGGCTGCACTGGGAAGGCGTGGTGCACCGGGACGTGAAGCCCTTCAACATTCTCGTCACGCCCGAGGATACGGTGAAACTCATCGACTTCGGCCTGTCGCGCGTGCGTGGCGAGGGCCGCAGTCAGCCCGGCGGCCTCAAAATCGGCACGCCCTATTACACGGCTCCCGAGCAGGAGGATTCGCCCGAGGAAGCCGACGAGCGTTCGGACCTGTTCTCCATGGGCGTGGTCTTGTGGCGCATGCTCACGGGCGAGCTGCCCGACGACGCGTCAGGCCACGTTTCCGCGCAGGAAAGCGAACGCAGGCGGCCAAGCGAGATCAATTCGCTGCTGGGCCAAGAGTGGGACGATTTCCTCCTGCGCGCCACAAACCCGGACCGGGCGCGACGTTTCGACAGCGCCTTAAGCATGTGCGCGGCCTTGGATGCGACACACGCGGCCTGGCGCGAGCGGCTGTCCGCGTCCTGCCGCCTGGACGAGCACACGGTCACGCCGCGCGCGGCTACGGCCCGGCCTCGGTCCGCTCCGCTCAGGGTGCGCGTGGCCGAAGCTGAAAGCGTTTTCGCGTTGGACAGCCTGAGCCGGCCCAAGAACTACACGTCTGGAAAGATGTTCGCTGAACCGCAGGGCTTGAGCGTGGAGCACCCGGCCACGGGCCTTGTCTGGGAGCGTGCAGGCTCTCCCTACCCGCTACAGTGGGAGGAGGCCCTGGAATATGTGGAGGAATTGAACGACGTGCGCTTTGCTGGCTTTGCCGACTGGCGGCTGCCCACGGTGGACGAGCTGCTGACCATCCTGGCTCCGGCCGGCGAATGGGGCGACTACTGCGTGCAGCCGCTGTTCGATACTGCCCAGCGCAGGCTGTGGAGCGCGGACCGGGCCACCTTCGTCTCGGCCTGGTGCGCCGATGTGGAGCTGGGCTTCGTCACGGCCCAGGACTTCACCTGCTTTTTTCACGCGAGGGCCGTACGCGGAGGAACGTAAAGCGAATCGAAGAGGGCTCCGCCCTCCTCGAGCTCCTCTCGCCAGGGAGGACGCCTCCCTGGACCCGCGAATTTTTTACGCGTGCCTCGCGAAGCGATTCGTCCATAAAAATGGGGGGTCCAGGGGAATGATTCCCCTGGTGGGTGGGATCCGGGGGAGGGCAACGCCCTCCCCCGGTTTTCTGGCGAAAATAAGTATCTACGACGCTTCGCGCGCCTCGGCCCTGGGGCTGGGCAGCGCCTGGCGCTCGTCGGTGAGCATGCGCTGCATGGAGCCGGGCAGCAGGCTGGCGATGGGCTTTTCGGTAAATTGGCGCAGGCTGTCGCGCAGGTCGTCCCAGCGGTCGAGCACGCGCTCCAGAATCGAAGCCGGCCGCTCCTGCGTGAGGTGCGCAAACAGGTCCCTGACCTGCACGAAATCCGGGCTCTCCTCCATAGCCAGCTCCAAGGTGGACAGGGCCTGCTCCATTTTGCCGCGCTCAAGCTGGGCCATGGCCAGGCCGAGCCAGGCTTCCTCGTCCTCGGGCGTGAGCATGGCCGCGCGGCGCCACGCCAGAAGGCCGGCTTCCCAATCCTGCTCCCGCCACAGGGTCTTGGCCACGGCTACGAAGGGGTTGGCCATATGCCCGCCCTCGCGCAGGATTTCCCCGTGCAGCATGCGCACTTCGACATAGCGGTCGCTCCAGGCGTAGTGCTTGGCGGCGCGAGTCAGGTTTTCCAGGTAGCGAGGTTTGTTGCGCAGTCCGCGGTATGCTTGGGCCATACCTTCGAA encodes:
- a CDS encoding sensor histidine kinase, with amino-acid sequence MIKKFLAAFSLGLLLLAVILGLVGYRTNRVLEATVTELFNRQQLILARQIAHDIRNHFSFLETSLLTLDSLRPSGITGLAGAKDMDRVFQLLAGWNIEALGHAPLNGSGALAVTADGIVHGQELTTILAGSRAWVNSQTDGNTVYIGPDIVPQDGPFAGRHIVVMAARTSGNPDAPSSGLDFLVIDALAVAQRYAREIRSGETGYAWVINHDGIFLSHYEDRFLGQSAFSVRGERNPQISYSRINELMAEKLLKGEEGMDWYVSGWHRGITAEMEKLLAYSPVHYAGREHPELLWSVGLTAPTTEVFGILRPFLLQQWFVTAVSVLLALSVLAAVIYLSLRWAELLHREVDQKTADLRVERDKVQESMTRLLEAQEHLVRSERFAAVGEAASHLAHEIKNPLLLMGGFAAQVRRDLAGVDPQAEKLRGKLQIIEDEAKRLETLLREVSGFTKPCKPDLIPQDINQAVLDTVRLVESDFSERGIECVLELSHDLPAVPFDKNQIQQVLLNLAKNAGEAMPSGGKIHFRSWRQGETVMVSVQDTGMGMPSEVLERIFSPFFTTKAKGTGLGLAVSFRIMEDHGGDIGATSTPGQGSTFVLTLPLAPSTIAVLK
- a CDS encoding sensor histidine kinase, with amino-acid sequence MPVRLLHSTTFRFSLLYMLLFGASVLMLLGYIYWTTAGFMERQTDETIAAEVLSLSEQYRLLGLGGIQRSIAKRLSAETGHDSFYLLADNNLRLLAGNLPSDALREIVPIINERNWLTASFRIGRRHVPIRFHLVALPGNYTLMVGRDITDLRLIQTLIIDSLIWGLAMTMILGLVGGLVMSRGLLSRLESINRTSRGIMEGELSRRVPTDGSGDEFDQLALNLNRMLDQIEVLLASIRQVSDNIAHDLRTPLNRLRSRLEVVLLEERDQQTYREALERTIAETEDILGTFNALLRIAQAEAGTSREDSQLLDMACIVGDAVELYAPLAEEQGLALRTELSSGLTVRGNRHLLSQAVANLLDNAIKYTPEGGEVLVSLTKDGNGCLLSVADTGPGVPEAERGKVLTRFYRLEHSRSTPGSGLGLSLVAAVARLHKASLSLADNRPGEPAPGLRVDLFFPNCV
- a CDS encoding protein kinase domain-containing protein; the encoded protein is MRTIGKYEILGLLGAGGMGRVYKVRLPVAGRIVALKLCRPREELEYILGPAEIEERFLAEVRVLGSIRDKHVVGVLDFDRDQAGRPFFVMDYYCMNLGLLLGERYESGPARRLTVDKAARYGRQALLGLARLHWEGVVHRDVKPFNILVTPEDTVKLIDFGLSRVRGEGRSQPGGLKIGTPYYTAPEQEDSPEEADERSDLFSMGVVLWRMLTGELPDDASGHVSAQESERRRPSEINSLLGQEWDDFLLRATNPDRARRFDSALSMCAALDATHAAWRERLSASCRLDEHTVTPRAATARPRSAPLRVRVAEAESVFALDSLSRPKNYTSGKMFAEPQGLSVEHPATGLVWERAGSPYPLQWEEALEYVEELNDVRFAGFADWRLPTVDELLTILAPAGEWGDYCVQPLFDTAQRRLWSADRATFVSAWCADVELGFVTAQDFTCFFHARAVRGGT
- a CDS encoding response regulator transcription factor; this translates as MRILVIEDDLEAASYMLKGLRESGHVVEHAADGKDGLYMAAAGSYDAMVVDRMLPGVDGLTIVKTLRSTGNATPVLFLSAMGEVDDRVRGLKAGGDDYLTKPYAFAELLARLEALDRRAGAVTGGTMLKVADLEMDLVGRSVRRAGRSIELQPKEFALLEYLMRHAGQVVTRTMLLENVWDYSFDPQTNVIDVHISRLRQKIDKDFDRPLLHTVRGSGYSLRDAR